The Actinomycetota bacterium genome includes a region encoding these proteins:
- the cybH gene encoding Ni/Fe-hydrogenase, b-type cytochrome subunit: MSHGAYKEAHPFPARVTHWIHLVCMVVLAFTGFFIHFPFSTASMELMRSLHFVCMWLVLINLVIRFVLVFTLRDANVKGTREVAPDWINWIPQPENKGKFLRTIGYYLFVVKKHPRTGKYNPLQKLAYVAMQVFLVLQGITGFAIYGPTDQVFAGLTDAVGGLMVMRMAHYFIMWVFILITMIHVYLSCAEDVEALPLMFLGKETPAPEH, translated from the coding sequence ATGTCTCACGGTGCATACAAGGAAGCCCACCCGTTCCCCGCGCGCGTGACGCACTGGATCCACTTGGTGTGCATGGTCGTGCTGGCGTTCACGGGCTTCTTCATCCACTTCCCGTTCTCGACCGCGAGCATGGAGCTCATGCGTTCGCTGCACTTCGTGTGCATGTGGCTCGTGCTGATCAACCTGGTGATCAGGTTCGTCCTGGTCTTCACGTTGAGGGACGCGAACGTGAAGGGCACCCGTGAGGTCGCCCCGGACTGGATCAACTGGATCCCCCAGCCCGAGAACAAGGGCAAGTTCCTTCGGACGATCGGGTACTACCTGTTCGTCGTGAAGAAGCACCCGAGGACGGGCAAGTACAACCCCCTGCAGAAGTTGGCGTACGTCGCCATGCAGGTGTTTCTGGTCCTCCAGGGCATCACGGGCTTCGCGATCTACGGCCCCACCGACCAGGTCTTCGCCGGCCTCACTGACGCCGTCGGCGGCCTGATGGTCATGCGGATGGCCCACTACTTCATCATGTGGGTGTTCATCCTCATCACCATGATCCACGTGTACCTCTCCTGCGCCGAGGACGTGGAGGCACTGCCTCTCATGTTCCTGGGCAAGGAGACGCC